The Malaclemys terrapin pileata isolate rMalTer1 chromosome 5, rMalTer1.hap1, whole genome shotgun sequence genomic interval CACAAACATCTGTCAAATATacaaaacaagcaaaataaaaatagacaAGTTTTCATTATGATAGTCTTGGGTATTACTAATAATAGTGTTGAGAGTTCTTAGACAAGTGAGTTAGGTTGTGCTGTCCCTTTAAGTACTTCTCTTTACACAGGACTCTGGTTCTCAACCCCCGGcagtatgcagaggtcttccatgggtacatcaacttatctagatacttgcctagttacaacaagctacataaaaagcactagcgaaatcagtacaaactaaaatttcatatgatTTTATAGTGCTCTCTGTTCtatacactaaaatgtaagtacaatatttatatcgcaatttattttataacatggtaaaaatgagaaagtaagcaatttttcagtcagtgtgctgtgagacttgtatttttaggtctgatttcataagcaagtagtttttaaatgaagtgaaacttggggtatgcaagagaaatcagactcctgaaaaagaGTTACAGTAGTCTGGAATGGTTGAGACACACTGATTGGGGGGATAACATGACTCAAGGCAAACCCCATTCCATATGTGAGAGGGCATTCTAGAATATTAGTTCATTTATCCACGAGTCATTATGAAAGTGCTCCTCCTTGACACAGATTTAGGATCCAGTAGCAGCTCATACCAAAAATATGGTGGAGCTGTAAGCAGCAGCTTGTGTATAcacaaacacccctccccctacacgttaatattttcaaaataaaactagTGCACGCTCATGAGTGTTACACAGCAATATTTTGGTAAGCAAGAAGAAAACAGTTTCACTATTCCCTGTCCATCATCTCCCTTCCAGAATGAACAAGTGGGACAGAGCACGAGAACAGTATTGTCATCTCTGGTGCCCCAACCTCATCCTTTATTCCAGAATCTCTTACCATTTTCCTCTATGCTCCACAGCACCAATTCATTCACAACTTCAAGTGACAGTTATTCTCTGCCCATAACCTTCCAAACCCCTTCAGTTCCCTCCAAGTCAACCCCCACCTGAACAGAAACATGCTGTCCACCCCCACACCATCCAAGGTGGGGTCCTTATTTAACCACTTCATAGCTCAGAAATATGCCCCTTGCTCTGAACCCTCATTCACCCAACATTGACAGACTCAGAACACTCCTTCCCATGCAACCCTCTAGACTTTCCACTTTTCCCTAAAATGCATCAGCAGGCTTGGACCCACCCCACTGACACAGCTGTACTGGGCCCAGACAGAGGCAGCAGAATTGTGCCAACAACCCTATGCTTTGCCATTGTGGGGCTGAACTGAAATAGTCCCACAGAGGATTGCATTCCCTACTTTTGTTCCTCTTCCCTCTGCTGCCTGCAGTCTGTGCTGCAGGGCCAGAAGTCCCCTGGTATACTcctgtaccaaaaaaaaaaaaaaattcttcccacaacactttaaaattctgcaattttgTCAGACAaaggtggaggctccagcatggctgtggggagcctgggccaTGGCTGCATGGATGTGGGAGATCATGCTACAGCGCCTGCCCGGGATATGGACTCAGCAGTCAGGCTGCACCAGACCTGACACACTGCAACAGCAGTGCTGGGCCTGCCCCTCCACACCAGGTGTGagtgggcaggctcagcccaacaggatataatataataataataataaataataataattaatggagatatcccatctcctagaactggaagggaccttgaaaggtcattgagtccagccctctgccttcactagcaggaccaagtactgatttttgccccagatccttaagtggccccctccaggattgaactcacaaccctgggtttagcaggccaatgctcaaaccactgagctatcccttgccccaatccaagtgtgggttgagagtgtgggacaatctgggtgtgggcggcTCAGTGCAGGGATCTGGGTGCAGTACGGGAGATCTGGGtgcaggggcttgttggggggttctgaaTGCAGGAGTAATAACTCTGCAGTGGGTCTAGGTGCAGCTGAGTCGGGTGTGGGTCggtgaggctcagcaggagggtcgGGGGGGCAGATGTACAGAGGTTGGTTGAACAGTgaagcagctccccatacagtgaccccttcccctgcagcggaGGAGCAATGGGAGCAGAAAGCAGGGGatggtgcagagcttcctgcagccagggaagaTTTCTGGGGGTGGATCTGACCTAGCCCTGGCTGCTCCATGCAGGGGAAGATGAAGTCCCATCCTCTCCAACCCCCAGCCAAGCCGGGACTAGGAGCTGAGCCCAGCATAGGGTAGGAGCCATAGCCCTgtgtcccccttcctcccccgtggttatttacctctctgctggctgctccaggcacccagaAACACTGTTGGGGAGGGTTGCACGACCACTCTTGTGGCTCCCCTTTGCTTCCCAATCAGAAAgggatttttctgcagggaagcaaagataTCTGCaggagacatgaattctgcacctgcgcagtggcgcagaattcctcaAGGAGTACGGGTAGCAGCCAGGTGTGCTTCAGCCTCCAGGAGGCTGGCTGCAGCTCCACCAGTAGCAACATGCGTTACTGTAGCAAGGCCTGCCCATTCCACTTCTGCCAATAGGCAATCATAGGACCTTCATATTCTGTTTCCATGCTTTTGTCCCAGTCATCTCACCCAATTTAAGCTCTGGCCTCCATACCATGATCCTGTACAATCTTTGCTGCAGGGATAGGAAGGCTTCTGACTATCAGCAGCGCTACACTACAGCCTTTTGCTGTTCAGGTTTTTGCAGTGCATCTGGGCAAGTTCCACAGCTACGAGATTTGAATAAATCAATGCTGTGACAACAAGCAGAACCAGCAATCAGTCCACCGATGCACAGATGTGAGTTAATTGAAAGTCAACATTTACCTGCAAATATATGATAAATAGAGCATCGCACTTGATTTTTATAAGAATAGACAAAAACAGCCTCACATAACACTGTTGGAAAGCACTGGCTTTGTAATGGCAAGCACTGTAGGGAGACAAAGCGATTAATGGTATACAAGGAAAGCAAAATAAGCCAGATCCCATTGTGCTTTTTCCTATTGTTGTCCACATCTATACACAACATCTGTCTTAAGGATTTTCACTCCTCTCTACACATCCCACCCCCTTTCCAACCATCCCCTTCCCATGGGTGGTTGGGGGAAGAAGACACCCCTCCAATCAAGAGATCCTACTTCAAAGCAAATCTAATTGCCAAGTTTCTTTGCATTATgaaaactttataaaaaaaatttctttAAGTCAAAAGACCCATCCCAAATTCTCAAAGTTAGCAGCATGAGTAGCTGGCTAGTTTTTAGGAACATTTTGCTCATCAATAGGATTGAAGCCTGCAGGTAGCATGTAATGTTGTGTACTTGCTTAGATACATTATGGATACAAGTTGTCAAATTTCTGTTTCATTACACTACGTGGTCACTGACTTGCATGAGGAAAAGCGTTCACTTCTGCAGAATACATAGTCTCTCCCCTTATAAATAGTTCAGGAAGAGAAAAAAGGTTATTAGTTTGGTCTTATCAGATAAAATATTCAACAAAATTCAAGGGTATTGAGTATGGTTGAGGAATGGTACGAGAATATCCCAGCAAGTCTTTACAAGTTATGATTTAGTACCAAGAAATTGCCCTGCAGGAACTGGAACACCTCACTCCAAGAGGAAAGTTTTCTCATGGGTGTAGATATATTTCAAACAATACTAATATTTGGACTGTTAAAGCCAGTCTCTGCAAGCATTGTTACAACATGCACCCTGCTTCAGGTGCAATGCATTAAAAACAAGAGTGTGCCTTAAAACCAAAAGGACTGGATATGCTGAACGCCATAGTGCAGTTTGTTGTGACTGCCAAAAATGAAACTGCATAGATCGAAGAACATGCCCCTTAAGAAGCTGTATGTCtaggtgtatttttatttatttattccttcattCTAAAAAGTTCTGTTGCTAAGGTTATGGGTCAGGTTTATCCCACTCCCCTGCATTAAAACCAGGCCTCAAGAATCCTTGGCAAGAAACAACGAAGTCTAATCTACCAAATTAACACCAGGCACAGCTTCATGGAGTGACCTACTTTAGCTTTAAGACAATTTGAGACATATGACAAAGAAAGCAACTTTATCACTCATTAACTTTTACCTGTGTTTCTCTTGCTAACAGTGAGCTGTCTATTCTAATTGAACCTACCATCCGCAGATCTTACAGGGACTCTGGATAACCGTAGTAGTTATCCATTAACACATGAGAGCAGAGAGAAAATGTCTGGTTTGGATATACAATGAAAAACTCCTCTAGTTTGTCACTGGGCCTGTCAAATACAGAATCTTCTGTAATATACACAGCCAGTGAGATTTCTCCTTCCAACTGCAGGTTTAATATTAATGACTGGTTGAACTCCATCACCTACATTATGCTGATGTCAGGCTGAAGgatcaaaatgtttctttctaGCCATAAAGTGATTTCCTGACCATTCGGTGTCCAAATGATGCATTGGCTGATGCAGAGGTTCGGGGCAGTCCTTTGTTTGAGCACGGACAGAGCTCCAGAGAGCTGCCCAGCAAAGCATGTCTATGTAGGGTTGACCAAGAAGTGATCATTAGTCTGAGGGAACAGGTTCGGCTGGACTGGTAAAGATGACTTACCAACATATTGACAAGAAATAAAGCTTCAGGAGGAATGATCAGGAGGCTTTAAAGTTCCTTGCAAGGGCACTCAAAGGACAAAAATTGTCACCTGAACACTTCACACACAGTTAGGCAAAGAACCCTCCAGATACAGAGGAAGATATTCTGTGCCTTGCTCTAGGGCAGAATTTAGGAAGAGCAATAACTTGATTAGATATGGAAAGAGGAAGTCCTGCTGATGTGAAAGCTATAACAGGTATGGAGAACTGAAGAGATATAGCAGAGGAAGGGGCCAAGAGTTACCCCACCATCCAGAATGAGCTGACTGCATCAAGTAACATCACTCACAAGGAAAGCATACTGGAGGGCACCAAAGAGAAGAGTGCAAAGTCTGAGATAGGTTATAGCCTTTAAGAACCTAGCCAAAGTGGGATGAGCCCCCCTACACTTGGCACTCCTAGTGGACTTCAAGAGCTGATGCCTGTCCCAAACAGGAGCTAGCTGAAAACCCTATTAATGATATCCAGGAGGAACTATATCAGAACGTATAGCCTTTGAGAGCCTGGCAAGTCCTACACCATTCCAGAGGAACAACCCAAGTTGTACAGTAAAGTATGTTGGTGTTTATGGGAATTCAGTAGAGTACAGAGCACTCCACCGAAAACAGTTGATGAAACTCCTTCCATAAAACAAACAGAGAACCACTGGTTTGTGATAAAGATGGAACTTTAAAGGAGGTGGTTCTACTTCTCAAAAAAGAAGAAAGCGACAGTTAAAGGATCTGCCCATTACAACGCATAATCTGGCATTGATCCTTCTGCTTTTGGATTGTCCACATCAGATTTTTAGTAGGAGAGGACGTGCAAGCATTTGGGGTGGGGCTGTTGCATATATGTGTGAACTCTCTCTGCTAGGCTTCTGAAAACAGCCTGAAAACATGCTTTCAGATCAGAGTACCTGGGAAGTATGTTAGCTTTTTAATACTTAGTAAAGCCTTGCATAGTACTAAATGAGGCAGAGCTAATTaataataacacacacacacacacacacacacacactctctctctctctctctctctctctctaaaacagAGGTAATCTGTAGACATAGTTCTGTTCAGACATTGAATACAAGAGGTAAATTAAACATTGTTTGCTGCAAATGGTTTTCCTGTCTATCATCAGTCCAGCTCTTTACTGCATGGTTCTTTGAAATAAGGTTGGCCTCTTATTAAAATGGGAAGTATATGTAAACTTTATAGTAGAGACTAGTTACCAGTCAGCTTTACCAGTTGTGCATAGGGACAATGGAAACTCAGTTGGTTTCAATTCTATTAGACAAGCCATTCTTTGTGGAATAAATGGCATACATTCAGTGATCTAAGACTGCCTTATACTGTTACAGCCTGGTTTCTGTTCTAGTTTTAACTATtggattttttcctaaaatactcatTCATGGATAAAGGGAAGCGATAAATTAgttaaaaaggaagtatttcttgaTTATGAATGAATGGGTCAATATTTCAATTGTCACTTGAAGTTTTCTTGAAATACATTTCtaataaaactgtttttaaaaaatattcactgTTGTACAGGGAAAGCTATTTGAACAGATGGTAGATTTCATATTAATTTTTCTGTTATACTATTAGAGTATGCTGCAGCTGATCAAAGAATCTTACTGTTCTCCTTGGGAAACTATGAAaggctgaaaaaaatatttgccgTAATACTGGGCAAGGGAAGTCAGAAATAAGCTCTATTCTCTTGATTTGACTGGTTTTCTCCTTCAAAGGGGCCATGGAGAAGGATTTTAATCATGCCTCACCACATGTATAATTAAGGGGAGCATTTTATGCTTTTTTACATCAAATTGGGTGGGAAAAAGTCAAGGAAAATGCAGAGCAAGTTTTTCTGGATGAAGAATTGGGTGTATACTTTTCAAATGATAGTATATTACAAGTTTAGTCATTTATGTTCAAACTACCTTTGTAATTAATTAGTTACCTTATCGCAACAAGTAAGATCAACTATGTCACTTACTAGAACATTCAGTTTGAGTCTGAATGGCCAATAGGCCAACAAATTCAAGCCCCTCATTCCATCAAATCACCCAGTCCCTTTCCTTGCAAGTGGAGGATTGTACCtgttaatgttttgttcagtctaAGCAATGGGTCTTCTTTGAAATCCCTCGAGATGCACATGGGGAGTTGTTGAATGTTATCATGAAGTTTCGTATTTGTGGTATCCTAAGTTGTTCTCTCTGGCTTTCACAACTTTCAAATGATTTCAGTTCTATTTTCACTTAGCACCTATATATATTTAATCTTAATATATTTTCCTCACAGTACTGCCACACCCTCCTTCAGGCATTCTTTACTGGATGAGATTTGAGGACATTTAATTGGAACATAGCTAAATCAGAGATTTATAGTTGGGATAGAAATCAGGTTTATCCCTAAAAATGGTGCCCCTCCAGTGTCATGAAAACTGTGCTTTGAAGCTGGTGAGAGCTAGTTGTAGATATTGTTTGTAATGGAGTTCCCCATTCTCGTAAAGCCCTAATTGTTAGGGACTAAAGAACCTATAAACTGTTTTTGCCTTTTGAAATGAATTCCTTTTATTATATTATTCATCATGCATCCAATTGAAAGATGCAAATACTGTACTATTCAGACTCATCCAAGTTGCCTCTCATTTCTAGATTAGATTTATGGACACTGAAGATAGAAATCTAGTAGACATGGGCTGTCGTATAACCTCTGCCTCCTACTTAGAGAAAAGAGGATAAGGAAGAAGTTATTTAGAGCCAGAGACTCCTCTAGACCACCTGATGAGGTCTAAATCAGGTCAACAGCAACCTAAAGTGACTGCACTCCCACATTTTTTTCTGTAGTCCATGAAAACTGAGCAATTTCCTCAGCTTTAATGCACTAGCATCTGCATTGGCAAAAGCCACCACAAGTAGCATTTTTGATGACGTTTTCGTAAGAGGAAACCCAGACTAAACTAAATAAAAGAGAAGCTTCCAGAGTGTTGATGCACATTGAGATGCTGGACTGTTATGGTTCTTGCTTTAACTATTGTGTGGATTCCAGCACTTCTGACTGGGTTCAGATCTGTCACATATCTTAGTCACTAATGTTATAAAACTAACCTATTGGAATAATGGTAAAGTTTAATGCCTTGTTTTTAAGGAGTTTATTACCCTAATAGAAATTCTCTTACCAGAACTCGATGGCAGAACAGCTCTTTGAGGAGATGACATTTTAGTTGtgcacacatttttattttcacttcCTCGCCTAGAGCGAAACACAGAAGGCACCACTTTCACCTTGGGAGCAGATATACTTCTTAGAGTGATAGGGCCTTCCTTGTGTATATTTTTATCTTGTGCTGCCCCAGTTTTAGCTGAAGAAACCTGTAAAACACAAACACTATTGTAAGAACAAGTTGTTTAACTTATTGCCTATAAAGTAGGTGGGGGGCGTTTAGCATCAATTACCAGAAAGAAAATTAGTCACAAAGGCAAGTGATTTCAAATAGGTGCTTGTTATCCAGGAAAGTTGGTCCAAGTTGGTCCAGGAAAGGAAGAAACACAGATGAACACTATCCTCTGCAATTCAGAGTTATGTGCATCTGCTAAATTCATTTTTAGAGGTCACATAATGGGTTGGGATATGAGGTGACACTAAATTCCAAATTGGTCATGGATACCTAAATTAAAGTCTGTGCAAAAGAGTGCTGCAACTCAGGTTTAATTTAAATCGAATTCTGAATGTCTGGTttatctggaaaaagaagaacaggagtacttgtggcaccttagagactaacaaatttattagagcataagctttcgtggactacagcccacttcttcggatgcatatgcgaaagcttatgctctaataaatttgttagtctctaaggtgccacaagtactcctgttcttctttttgcggatacagactaacacggctgctactctgaaacctggtttaTTTGGGTACAGATAGGAATCAAgtagtttatttcaaaatacattcATGGTAAAGTAGTAGTTCACATGTGGGCTAAAGAACTGAATGCAATGCAATTAGTGGCATCCTACAAGTCTTCATGGCTACATTAACATAAAAGATTCCCAGTTTGGTCATTTAAGAAAAGTTGCCAGCAATCAGAATCTCAGTAAGGATATTAACTGGATTACTGATTTATCTAAATAATTCTTTTCACACCCAGAGGAGACTATACTTATTGTAACTTTAAGGAATGGATGCAGGGCATGTTCAAGAGATAGCACTGGCTCAAGCTGAATGCCTCATTTGGCGTTGCGCTAGTTTCACCACAGAACTCTCTCACTTTTAACTAGCACAAGCTCAGAAACACATGTAGTATAGGAATGGGTATCAAAATATAAATCACCTCGTCATGCTCCCGCACATTTTGTGGATTTTTGTTCACAATGATTTAATCGTACAAGAAGGGAACCAAACCCACTTTGACTTGAGCCATAGTTCAGACTCATTTCCAGAAATTTGTACTAAAGACAAGATCACTTTCCTCCCCATGAGAACCTGATTAAAGAAACTCCAGTGCAATATTCCAATTATTCCATCTAAACAGAGGGAATTTAGTCTTAGGACTTGCAAATCTTAAAATCTTGACAGTGTGATGTATACCTCCCTCAGAAACCATGAGAAATGAACATTTCAAATTTGTTAAACAGCTAGATTCTTACTCATAACAGAATGTTATTTTAGCCTTGAATTCATCCAAGTGTCAAAATGTACTAAACTGCCAGCATATTTTACAGGTGATAAACTCTGTCTCAGTTTAACTGTCTTACTCAAGGCAATAAAGACCAAAGGAATTGAACCACAATATGGCCATAGGTACAGTATAAGAAACTAAAGAGACAGTAGATGAAAACCTGGCattattgaagtcaattgggattttgccattgacttccatggggccaggatttcactctagaccagagttcctggctcccagtcagttACTTAGATTATACCTCTCCTGACCTATTCAATAGGTTCATGCTGGCAAATATTACAAAGGAAGACATACTCTATATCAGTGAGATAATGAAGTCATGACAGATACATTTTAGACTTGATATTTGTTTAGCTGAGGTAGTGTAACTAGTGACTCTCTCACCTCTAAACAATAAAATGTgtccaaaaaaatattttttttctggttgGTTTTAGATACCTACTTTTGACTAGTTTATGAGCATCCTGAATTTCATGTACACCAAGCATCCAATGTAAGTGTGGATTACATAATTCCCATAAATTATCCTGATTTGGATATTATCCAATTTTATAACCAAGTAATTTAATTTCTGGTATGAGAAACTTATCTTGAGCtttaaaatccaaatatttttcatttaaaatgttggtAGTGTTAGAGTGTGAAGATACTCAAAAAGTTAATGTGCACATTGTAATGAAGTGCACAGAaataaagatgtatttttaaaaggttccaTACAAGTCACACTGTAGAACTTCACTTATATCAGATTCTCATACACCATTTTGAAAATCCATGCCTGCTAGCCATATTCAGAGTATTTTTTACATACAGTAGAACAGGACTGAGGCTGAACAGATGaacacttcctttaaaaaaaaaaaaaaaagttatgtagATGCATGTTTTAAGTAGTTAGCAAACAACTGAGATGGCAGGATTCCTTTCAAgattttccctctccctcagtatTATGGAGGCAGAATTAACTCCATAGTCAAGGTTGTATTGAGATTTACAGATTTAAGAAACACTCACAATTTCCATTCACGGCTGTACAATGTACGTTTCCAGATTTAACATATGCAAATCAGTTAATTGAACAGTAGATGCATAAACTTACCAAGGGAACAGGGTCAACTTCAAATGTCTCATTTGCTGGATCTTTTATTACCTCTTCCGTTTCCAAAAGAGTTCCCAAATTGCAATTTTGCTCATTTTCAGCTCCAGTCCAGTAGGTACTTGTGACACATGGCTGTGCCAAGGACTTTTTGCTTTCCATTTTGTCATTCAGTTTCCCTTTTGAGTTCTGTACACATGTTACAACTGCAGCAGAAACAGAGGAGGATGTTGAATTGGAGGAGCTTGCTTTGTCAATGTCTTCTGGAGTCTGCTTTACTAGAAGTGTTTTTGGAATTTTGTGAGAAGCGTTCTTTGAATGAGTTGTAGCATGTACAACTTGGCTAGGAAAGAGCTGTTTATTAAGAGGTTGCTTATGAGGCTTAGTCATTGGTATTTCTGCTTTAGTATCTCTGTCTAAATCACGTTTTTCCCTCAATGCTTTGATGGAAGAGGGCAATTGCCTTGGGGAAGAAACTGGTGAAGATGATGAGGCAGTAGAGAGTTGAGGGGATCTCGGAGATATTTTTAATGAAGCATTATCTTTTGACTGTAACACAGCTCTTGATATAACTTTTGgcttcacatttttaaagtttgGTTTTGGAAAGCTAACAATCTCAGCTTTTCTAGCTTTGGTTATTGTTGAAACAATAAGAGACTGATTTTTTGGTTTCACTGCAATTTGTTCAGAACTAGTTTTAAGTGAAATCTTTCTATTGCATCCTCTCATTAATGCATCATTCTTTCCCAGTTTACAAGGCCCAACTCCAGCTTCTGCCAAAGCTGAAACAGAAAATTTTGGTTTTTTTGATCCTGTCATAGGTGTAGAAATACATGAATCAGGACTGGTTTCACCAGCTGTTGGACTGAAGACCACAAAAGTTGCCTCACATTTCAGCTCAGCTGTAGCAGCCCCTTCTGGTTTTGGTATAGTGCTTTGTAGTGATTCAGACACTGCAAAATAGCTGGGTACATCTCGGAGAGCAGTGTTTTTAGCAGAGACATTTTGTTCTTTGGCTAAACGTTCACTCACTTTGTTTACCACCTGTTCTTGGTCTATACTTGCATCAAAATTCTGTATTGGTAAAGCACATAAATCATTTACAGAGTAATTAATTACCATTCTGGTTGGAGATGTGTCAGTTTCAGCATGTTCAGGTGTGCTAtgcaaatactttttaaaatctttatccATATTAAAATGCTCTGGTGACACCGAATTCTTAGAGTGACAATCTAACCATTCAGCAACTAGTTTTAAGGACTGCATTTCCATTTCTTGGGACTCTCTCTTTTGTGGTGCCACATCGACATAATTGGTGCCTTTTAGAGACTGTTCACTAACCCCTCCAACATCTGGAGAAGCAAGAGGTAGTACTACCAAATCTGAACAATTATTTGATGGGTTTGGGCCCCCTGAAGCTTCCAGCACAGATGAACTAGGAGGTTTTTCAGGGCTACTTGTCTCAAAACTTTTTCTCATATGCATTTCATCAGAAGAGATGGAtgtcagagggagaaatgcatcTTCGTTTTCACTTCCCATAGTCTTCCCCATGTTTTTAGCCATATCAAGAGATTCATTGACACCAGTGACCTCTAATGCCACATGAGCAAAACCTACTTCATTTTCGATTTCAGAGTTTTTGCTCCATTCCAAAGGGGTAAAATGCATTGTACAGTTACAGTCAATCTGTCTATAAGGCACTGGTTGATCAGTACTTTGATTCTGCACTCCTTTTAGAGCAAGGTTCTCTTTTAAGAGGCTGGTTGGTTCTTTTAAGTTATGGTTCAAGACATAAACACAAGTCTGTTCAGTTGCAGGACACACATATGTGGCATCAATATCACTCAATGAAGCACCCCTACAGATAAATTCACCCCCAGTCTTTTGTAGATCAAGTGCTCCAATACATTCCTGATTTAAAGAAATAGTTGTGAAATCATTTACATCCTTAAAATCCATATTATCTTCATGCTCAGCCATTTTATTACACTGGCTAGCTGAATTTCCATTTATATTGGTGGTATGATTAATTGAGGGTGGTGTAGTTGTGTTACATGTaaatttatttccattttcatCACTGATAAATACGGGAGACTGCAAGCCATTCTTTGccttattttctgatttttcaacatTCATTCtgagttttaatttaaaacttttgtcatcTTATTTTCACTTAAAATTCTAGAAAACGCAGGTTCTTCTGAGTGTTGGAGAATGCAAAGCTTGGCCCCAGAACAGTTCAGTTTCGTTATAAGACACTCAAGATGCAGTTCTTCTTGCTTACATGCTCTTCACGTATATCCACAAATCTTCTACAACTTGAACCCCTTATGTATTCTAAAATTAAAAAGACATGAAAGTTAGCTGAACCAGAATTTAATACCAGACATTTCATAGGCTGCTTAGTCTTTGAAAAAATTGTAATTTTTACAAATGGAAATCCTTTTGCCTTAAAAAGTAATCAAATTGAAATGTTCAACAGCCCTACCAGATAAACATTTCAGAGTATCTGCTAACGAAAAGGTAACTTCTTAAACAAGTAAATCTAGATTATAATCCTCAtttccacacacccccatcccccacaactcCAGTACCACTCCTGCATTTAACGGGGGAGACAAAGTATCAAGTAGCTGTCCACAATGTGTCAACATTTTCTGAAACTGAAAGGCAACTGTGTGGTAATTGGAAGCCAGAAAACAAAACTGAGTAACTCAAGAATCAGTGAAGATGTTGCCTCTACACatccttcatttttattattctgCATTTAAAATGATCAGCTGTTTAGAGCTGTACTACATGTGCCTCCTCTGCTGAAGATTCATACAGTTGATAAATATTTTAGTAGAGTCATCAATGGTTACTATTTCTCAGCAAGTAGACGGAGATTTCTGAACCACCACAAGTCTTACTCTAAGTTTTTTATAGGATGTTCCAAACTTTTTACTATGCCCCAAGCATCTTGTTTTTTCCCATATCAAGAAAACATTCTGGCTTTTTGTAATTGAGTGTTTGAGACATATTTCTGTG includes:
- the MTUS1 gene encoding microtubule-associated tumor suppressor 1 isoform X2 — encoded protein: MNVEKSENKAKNGLQSPVFISDENGNKFTCNTTTPPSINHTTNINGNSASQCNKMAEHEDNMDFKDVNDFTTISLNQECIGALDLQKTGGEFICRGASLSDIDATYVCPATEQTCVYVLNHNLKEPTSLLKENLALKGVQNQSTDQPVPYRQIDCNCTMHFTPLEWSKNSEIENEVGFAHVALEVTGVNESLDMAKNMGKTMGSENEDAFLPLTSISSDEMHMRKSFETSSPEKPPSSSVLEASGGPNPSNNCSDLVVLPLASPDVGGVSEQSLKGTNYVDVAPQKRESQEMEMQSLKLVAEWLDCHSKNSVSPEHFNMDKDFKKYLHSTPEHAETDTSPTRMVINYSVNDLCALPIQNFDASIDQEQVVNKVSERLAKEQNVSAKNTALRDVPSYFAVSESLQSTIPKPEGAATAELKCEATFVVFSPTAGETSPDSCISTPMTGSKKPKFSVSALAEAGVGPCKLGKNDALMRGCNRKISLKTSSEQIAVKPKNQSLIVSTITKARKAEIVSFPKPNFKNVKPKVISRAVLQSKDNASLKISPRSPQLSTASSSSPVSSPRQLPSSIKALREKRDLDRDTKAEIPMTKPHKQPLNKQLFPSQVVHATTHSKNASHKIPKTLLVKQTPEDIDKASSSNSTSSSVSAAVVTCVQNSKGKLNDKMESKKSLAQPCVTSTYWTGAENEQNCNLGTLLETEEVIKDPANETFEVDPVPLVSSAKTGAAQDKNIHKEGPITLRSISAPKVKVVPSVFRSRRGSENKNVCTTKMSSPQRAVLPSSSATSATIIIKNGEWPSKATCQNGISGSISLKPVPRPRVYSLKSTPKGTKNKSGSLNQCIPKSAGPFLPARKTSEPRGNQPLGTPVLNGPRRLLSGFNSVERGKQRSPKSSCIHTQTSPAVHSTETKTRELAQYKAKCENQSDVILHLKKFLASSNQKFEALTVVIQHLQSEREEALKQHKELSQEFLNLRGELVTTSAACEKLERDRNELQAAYEGFVQKLNQQHQNDLTELEERLKQFYTGECEKLQSICIEEAEKYKAQLQEQVDNLNITHENFKLELETSHAEKIDELKKEYESSLSELKNAHELERNSFENSFKEKQESLEKKIDELKRENDSLNEKLEEQKQIAKEKANLKNPQIMYLEQELESLKAVVEIKNEKLRQQDIKLMKTEKLVEKNTVLMDKMKKFQQENEELKARMDKHMQLSRQLSTEQAVLQESLEKESKVNKRLSMENEELLWKLQNGDLCSPKKVSPSSPLMPSQSPRNSGTFSAPTVAPR